ACCTGTTTTTTCTCGGCAAGCTCTTCTTGGCTTTCCCAATAGCCAACCGCCAAGCCAGCTAACATCGCGGCACCAAGTGCCGTGGATTCACGAACGGCAGGTCTTAACACTTTACTGCCCATCACATCCGCTTGGAACTGCATCAAAAAGTCATTCGCTACTGCGCCACCATCGACGCGTATCTGGTTAAGTTTGATGCCTGAGTCCTCTTCCATCGCCATCAATACGTCTTTACTTTGGTAAGCAATGGCCTCGAGTGCAGCTCGGATGATGTGGTTTCGATTCGTGCCTCGTGTTAAGCCTACTAGAGTGCCGCGCGCATGCGGATCCCAATACGGCGCACCAAGCCCCACAAAGGCAGGCACCATGTACACGCCGTTGGCACTATCTACTTGCTCTGCAAAGTAGGCGGTATCTTTGGCATCGCGAATAAGACCAAGTTCATCCCTGAGCCATTGAATCGTGGCGCCGCCCATGAAAACGCTACCTTCTAGAGCGTACGTCACCTCGTCACCGATTTTAAAACCAACCGTCGTTAATAGACCATGTTGAGAAGTCACGGGACTGTGACCCGTGTTCATCAGTAAAAAACAACCAGTGCCGTAGGTGTTTTTTACCATGCCTTTCTTAACGCACTGCTGCCCAAAAAGTGCAGCTTGCTGGTCTCCGGCGATTCCGCTAATAGGGATTGCCTTTGCACCGCCGCCGATTTGAGTGTGTCCATAGGTTTCGCTGGATGACTTGACGCTAGGCAGCATGGCGCGAGGGATATTAAATAGATCGAGCAGAGCATCATCCCACTCAAGAGTGTGGATGTTAAATAGCATGGTTCGCGATGCATTACTGACATCGGTTACGTGCGTTTTGCCATGAGTTAGCTTCCAAATCAGCCAAGTATCGACAGTTCCGAATAGCAGCTCACCGTTTTCTGCTTTTTCTCGCGCGCCTTCTACGTTATCAAGGATCCAGGCCACCTTAGAGGCAGAGAAGTAGGCATCAATGACGAGACCAGTCTTGTCTCGAATCATGGTTTCGTGGCCATCGGCCTTTAACTGGTCGCAATAGTTTGCTGTCCTGCGACATTGCCAAACAATCGCATTATAAATCGGTAGCCCGGTTTCTTTGTCCCAAACCACGGTGGTTTCACGTTGGTTGGTAATGCCTATTGCAGAGACCTCTTCACTAGAAATATCCGCTTGCGCCAAGGCTTCGGTGAGTGATGAGCGCTGCGTTGCCCATATCTCCATTGGGTCATGCTCAACCCAGCCGGGCTGAGGATATATCTGAGTAAATTCACGTTGAGCAGTGGTAACGATGTTCGCATCGTGATCAAAGACGATCGCTCGAGAACTTGTGGTTCCTTGGTCTAGAGCGATGATGACGTTTTTGTTGTTCATAGATTGTCCGTCAGTCGATAGTAATGGTATCAATGGGCGTTAGTGTTCGTTTTCGACCATGTTGGTATTTGGTCTACTAAGCACATCAATGTTTCATCTTAGTGTCGTTGATAATAATGTTCAAAGACGATAACGAAATTTGTGAGCAAAGCAGTAGCGACAAAAAAATATACCTAACTTTTATCAAAATGCTCGCAATGTTCGAATTCGCGCATTATATTGTTCGTATGCGCTCATTTGAAAGTTTAAGGTTAATGGAGGTCAGTGGTGATGAGTCAAGCGAACAAAGTGTACGATGTAGTGGTGATCGGCGGTGGTATTAATGGCGTCGCTGTCGCTGCGGACGCAGCGGGTCGTGGGTTGAATGTGGCACTGTTTGAAATGAACGATCTTGCCTCTGCGACTTCATCAGCGAGCAGTAAACTGATACATGGCGGACTTCGTTATCTAGAACACTATGAGTTTCGTTTGGTCTCTGAAGCATTAGCAGAGCGTGAAGTGCTACTTAAAAATGCACCGCATTTAGTGTCTCCACTACGCTTTCAATTGCCTCACCGCCCCCACTTGCGACCTGCTTGGATGATTCGTGCTGGGTTGTTCCTTTACGATCACCTTGGAAAGCGCGTGTCCTTAATGGGCAGCAGCAGTGTTAAGTTTGGCAGTGATAACAGCCCGTTACTGCCTGAGATGCAGATTGGTTTCGAATACTCTGATTGTGCAGTGGATGATGCGAGATTGGTTGTGACTAACGCGCTATTGGCAAAGGAGAAAGGAGCAGACATTTTTGCTCGAACTAAGTGTATTGGCGCGCAGCGAGCAGAAGACGGTTGGTTGGTAGAGGTTGAAAGCGGCTTAACGGGTGAGCGTTCTACCTTCAAAGCGAAAGCGCTGGTCAATGCTGCTGGTCCTTGGGTGGATCGTTTCTTTGACGAGCAATTAGAGCTCCGCTCCCCAAGACATATTCGCTTGGTTAAGGGCAGTCATATTGTTGTCCCTAGAATGTACGAGGGCGATCATGCTTACATCCTGCAGAACGAAGATAAGCGTATCGTGTTTGTGATCCCGTATATGGATAGCTATTCAGTCGTAGGGACGACCGATGTGGACTATCAAGGTGACCCAAGTAAAGTCGCGATTGATGACAACGAGGTTGATTACCTGTGTGCAATCGTCAACCAGCACTTCAAAAGCAAAATCTCGAAAGAGGACATTGTTTCCGATTGGTCAGGTGTAAGGCCACTGTGTGAAGATGAATCTGATGATCCGCAAGCGGTGACGCGCGATTACACCATTGAACTAGACGATGAACTCGATGATGCTCCACTTCTTTCTATCTTTGGCGGCAAGCTGACAACCTATCGAAAGCTAGGGCAAGCAGCAGTGGACAAATTAGTACCTTTCTTCCCACACAT
This window of the Vibrio maritimus genome carries:
- the glpD gene encoding glycerol-3-phosphate dehydrogenase → MSQANKVYDVVVIGGGINGVAVAADAAGRGLNVALFEMNDLASATSSASSKLIHGGLRYLEHYEFRLVSEALAEREVLLKNAPHLVSPLRFQLPHRPHLRPAWMIRAGLFLYDHLGKRVSLMGSSSVKFGSDNSPLLPEMQIGFEYSDCAVDDARLVVTNALLAKEKGADIFARTKCIGAQRAEDGWLVEVESGLTGERSTFKAKALVNAAGPWVDRFFDEQLELRSPRHIRLVKGSHIVVPRMYEGDHAYILQNEDKRIVFVIPYMDSYSVVGTTDVDYQGDPSKVAIDDNEVDYLCAIVNQHFKSKISKEDIVSDWSGVRPLCEDESDDPQAVTRDYTIELDDELDDAPLLSIFGGKLTTYRKLGQAAVDKLVPFFPHMGPDWTKEATLPGGNFSNREALEEQMAKRYPWLDSAIIRRWVRSYGTRIEAVLAGISSLESMGEHFGHGLYQTEVDYLMESEWAVSTDDILWRRSKLGLEFNELQTEKLNVYMQSKLLAAKSTVLKCVGN
- the glpK gene encoding glycerol kinase GlpK, which encodes MNNKNVIIALDQGTTSSRAIVFDHDANIVTTAQREFTQIYPQPGWVEHDPMEIWATQRSSLTEALAQADISSEEVSAIGITNQRETTVVWDKETGLPIYNAIVWQCRRTANYCDQLKADGHETMIRDKTGLVIDAYFSASKVAWILDNVEGAREKAENGELLFGTVDTWLIWKLTHGKTHVTDVSNASRTMLFNIHTLEWDDALLDLFNIPRAMLPSVKSSSETYGHTQIGGGAKAIPISGIAGDQQAALFGQQCVKKGMVKNTYGTGCFLLMNTGHSPVTSQHGLLTTVGFKIGDEVTYALEGSVFMGGATIQWLRDELGLIRDAKDTAYFAEQVDSANGVYMVPAFVGLGAPYWDPHARGTLVGLTRGTNRNHIIRAALEAIAYQSKDVLMAMEEDSGIKLNQIRVDGGAVANDFLMQFQADVMGSKVLRPAVRESTALGAAMLAGLAVGYWESQEELAEKKQVERTFSPQIEREKRDQLYAGWLDAVERTKD